The Panicum hallii strain FIL2 chromosome 9, PHallii_v3.1, whole genome shotgun sequence genome has a window encoding:
- the LOC112875982 gene encoding uncharacterized protein LOC112875982 isoform X2 yields the protein MAAVADAFASKLIGILKRMPKKEVETLLRAPGEITKLETALRDLSPILADAERRRFRDSSEERWMREVKDAMYDADDILDICQILESGEDPMLAERSAPWRRNILLSSCFSNQVVPHQIGIEIKALNRRLEDVMRRSYKFQFTLQAIGSTRYSSYSETGPVFLEQDIVGLKIQEDRRKLCDLLVNSMDAPTRSVIDNVVVVAITGAAGIGKTTLARMVFNDPMVVANFDVKIWLSVTQEVNGIRLLRESIAYVDGNADGVADSMHMLQERLNRALMGRKRFLLVMDDVWSDKVWNDILGPPLNGGRPGSRVLVTTRNDEAARGMRAQHLHRVTTLDPDDSWLLLKKQVSLAEDERDIDDLKYTGMMIVEKCNGLPLAIKVIGGLLRRKARTRESWFGVLNHYLGSSGAQFGEVFHSLYLSYQDLSPQLKQCFLYCSLLPKGVNFDSPNVINMWISEGFIHQADRRADELEYIGTEYHQDLIMRHLIEPGASSSMHDSVRSFAQHMAREEALVVHRELQTEVSSPLLSKLRRLSIESAESVAVEWADYLQKLVALRVLIINRTINFKPGDSWSSFSSLRVLHVVRLAESDRLVRSICQLKHLRYLYLYDSDISSLPDDIHRMKFLQHIGIVNCGRFVELPVNIIKLTQLRSLDLVGSSVGVVPRGFGRLTNLRSLFGFPVHRDGEGQGWCSLEELAPLRKLRSLRLEGIEKVGVSYLAEEAMISSMEHLISLHLNCSTSISANVTNSERQLIQEVYEHLFPPRCVENLVMETYIGRWLPNWMWGAEAAAFGSLRYMVLRNLASCVKLPDGLCQIPCLERLEINKAPLVKHVGHEFLRHGDLQCAFPRLQELVLHGMVQWRGWVWDPLNDVQVMPALEVLLVERCRLRSFPPGLSCHATALRHLVIAHARRLESLEAFSSLVELDICLSPRLSKIANLPRLQKLTIKICPKLRVLEGVPALRSLVLEDYTMETLPGYLQLQDDVCPVYLTLDCTIKLLKSISMGKGGPEWPKFSHIQHVNAYAEDGGHQRKWSVLYTREPFSFGAYMPDSDSDSDSEENLADDKLVRSDIRSDGSTDSQTDDELDDNDDIPTAGSTGVDLFNDDSELVGIESPREQIIKMLMEGRHTDKQQLQVVSIYGIGGLGKTTIARSVYRQISNQFECCAQVSVSERPDIVGIMKSIIDQVRCPYSSMEEFSNMQDNLQVIINVLKEFLEDKRYLIFIDDIWEVSVWETIKPTFIGNNHGSGIIATTYKLDVAESIGGVYSLPLLSDEDSKLLFYRRTCFRSEAGCPSSYRDVSKRLLNKCSRLPLAIITITRLLPASLNSEEEWKKVCNSIDSGFELGDRVSDMRRILSRSYHDLPQHLRTCFLYLSIFPENYDIRRDSLVQRWLSEDLIRGDHGQNLHELGESYFYQLLDTGMIQPIEFDNDGNALACRVPLVMIDLIAYLLIKEKHNTTSASQRRTDPPNKVERLSLQVSKKEKHAVVAEASKSFREGSLSISCSSDSVGTCPIIKNLRVLVLEGSLEDRHVAKYLGRSSRQLRYLILASTQITVIPKKVGNLQFLQTLDLRATRVIELPRTFVRLKQLHCLLINRSTKVPAGISNLQALKELQDIDISKSPDILEGICTLSKLRVLKVALWSWDDSSSKLLPETLCKLSTSELEHLSISTCCSLEFKPNDDVQKVFQHITKLEVQHSTFNTLPTWIDKLKKLSSLSIEVYLLEEDALRILGGLPALLFLSLTAKKTPEARPTAKRTPDGRVVTEDKLVVHSNGFGCLKTFHLFSRAMVIKFEKGSMKSLERLKLSFQASLATEDFSFGLGNLSSLKHIQVEIICFSATEKAVKKAEDAIRDMIWGSSGQPRPALDIRRSAEEYKIEDKKEFREEVRVLSLASRDGRTASVQKQNQKQKID from the exons ATGGCCGCCGTGGCGGATGCGTTCGCGTCCAAGCTAATAGGGATCCTAAAGCGTATGCCAAAGAAAGAAGTGGAGACACTCCTGCGCGCTCCCGGTGAGATCACCAAGCTGGAGACAGCCCTCCGTGACCTCTCTCCCATCCTGGCGGACGCCGAGCGGAGGCGCTTCCGCGATTCGTCTGAGGAGCGGTGGATGAGGGAGGTCAAGGATGCCATGTACGACGCCGACGACATCCTTGACATCTGCCAGATCCTGGAGAGTGGAGAAGACCCCATGTTGGCTGAAAGATCTGCTCCATGGCGTAGGAACATCCTATTGTCATCCTGCTTCAGCAACCAAGTCGTTCCACACCAGATCGGGATTGAAATCAAGGCGCTCAACAGGAGGCTAGAAGATGTTATGAGGCGGAGCTATAAATTTCAATTCACTCTTCAAGCAATTGGCTCCACGAGGTATTCCAGCTACTCTGAAACTGGACCGGTTTTTCTCGAACAGGATATTGTTGGATTGAAGATCCAGGAAGACAGAAGGAAGCTTTGTGATCTGTTGGTCAACAGTATGGATGCTCCCACAAGATCAGTCATCGACaatgttgtcgttgttgctatAACTGGCGCAGCTGGGATAGGAAAAACCACCCTTGCTAGGATGGTTTTCAACGACCCAATGGTAGTTGCAAACTTTGACGTGAAGATCTGGTTGAGCGTAACTCAGGAGGTCAACGGGATTCGCCTTCTACGAGAAAGTATAGCTTATGTCGACGGAAACGCAGATGGCGTCGCAGACAGCATGCACATGCTCCAGGAACGTTTGAATCGGGCACTGATGGGACGAAAGAGATTTTTACTGGTGATGGATGATGTGTGGAGCGACAAGGTATGGAATGATATACTTGGACCACCACTTAATGGCGGCCGTCCTGGAAGCAGAGTGTTGGTAACCACAAGGAACGATGAAGCTGCTCGTGGGATGCGAGCACAACACCTTCACCGAGTTACCACGCTGGATCCGGATGACAGTTGGTTATTACTGAAGAAGCAG GTATCTCTAGCCGAAGATGAGAGAGATATTGATGATTTAAAATATACTGGGATGATGATTGTTGAAAAATGCAATGGTTTACCGCTTGCAATTAAAGTGATTGGAGGACTTTTAAGGAGAAAAGCTCGGACACGAGAATCATGGTTTGGTGTTTTGAACCATTATTTAGGGTCGTCAGGCGCACAATTTGGTGAAGTATTTCACTCATTATACTTGAGCTACCAGGACTTGAGTCCGCAACTGAAGCAGTGCTTCCTATACTGCTCACTTTTACCTAAAGGAGTAAACTTCGACAGTCCTAATGTTATTAACATGTGGATCAGTGAAGGATTTATTCACCAGGCAGATCGACGTGCAGACGAACTAGAATATATAGGAACAGAGTACCACCAGGACTTAATCATGAGGCACCTAATAGAACCAGGTGCGTCATCTAGCATGCATGATAGTGTCCGCTCATTTGCTCAGCATATGGCTAGAGAAGAAGCGTTAGTGGTCCATAGGGAGCTGCAAACTGAGGTCAGTAGTCCCCTTTTATCAAAATTGCGGCGTCTGTCTATAGAATCAGCTGAATCAGTGGCAGTAGAATGGGCTGATTATTTACAGAAGCTGGTGGCACTAAGAGTATTGATCATAAACCGCACAATTAACTTCAAGCCTGGTGATTCATGGAGTAGTTTTTCCAGTCTACGGGTGCTGCATGTAGTGAGGCTTGCAGAGTCCGATAGGTTGGTAAGGTCAATTTGTCAGCTGAAGCATCTGCGGTACCTGTACTTGTATGACTCGGATATATCTAGTCTACCAGATGACATACATCGAATGAAGTTCCTACAGCACATTGGGATTGTCAACTGTGGGAGGTTTGTCGAGCTTCCTGTCAACATTATAAAGCTAACGCAACTAAGATCCCTTGACTTGGTTGGATCAAGTGTTGGTGTCGTACCCAGGGGATTCGGCAGGTTAACAAATTTGAGGTCACTTTTTGGGTTTCCAGTACACAGAGACGGCGAGGGCCAGGGCTGGTGCAGTTTGGAAGAGCTAGCGCCTCTAAGAAAACTAAGGAGCCTGAGGCTAGAAGGCATAGAAAAGGTTGGTGTTAGCTATTTGGCTGAAGAGGCCATGATTAGCAGCATGGAGCACCTTATCTCTTTGCACTTGAACTGCAGCACATCAATATCTGCAAATGTGACCAACTCGGAGCGGCAGCTAATCCAGGAGGTATACGAGCACTTGTTCCCTCCACGCTGCGTAGAGAATCTAGTGATGGAGACATACATTGGGCGTTGGCTACCGAATTGGATGTGGGGGGCAGAAGCGGCAGCCTTCGGTAGCTTGAGGTATATGGTGCTGCGCAATCTGGCTAGCTGCGTCAAGCTCCCTGATGGCTTGTGTCAGATACCCTGTTTAGAGCGCCTAGAAATCAACAAAGCACCACTCGTCAAGCATGTTGGGCATGAATTCCTGCGTCACGGTGATCTGCAGTGTGCATTTCCCAGACTGCAGGAGCTGGTATTGCATGGAATGGTGCAATGGCGCGGTTGGGTGTGGGATCCGTTGAATGATGTGCAAGTCATGCCGGCATTGGAGGTGCTTCTTGTTGAGCGCTGCAGGCTGAGGAGCTTTCCTCCTGGACTTTCCTGCCATGCAACGGCTTTGAGACATTTAGTCATTGCCCATGCTCGGCGGCTGGAATCTCTCGAGGCGTTTTCGTCTCTTGTTGAACTCGATATTTGTTTGAGCCCAAGGCTGAGTAAGATAGCTAATCTGCCTAGATTGCAAAAGCTTACCATCAAGATCTGCCCAAAACTGAGAGTGTTAGAGGGTGTGCCAGCACTCAGGAGCCTTGTGCTGGAGGACTACACGATGGAAACTCTGCCTGGATACTTGCAGCTGCAAGATGATGTATGTCCAGTGTACCTAACACTGGATTGTACCATAAAGCTACTCAAATCCATCTCCATGGGAAAGGGTGGCCCCGAGTGGCCCAAATTCAGTCATATCCAGCATGTAAATGCCTATGCAGAAGATGGAGGACATCAAAGGAAATGGTCCGTTCTGTACACAAGAGAACCTTTCAGCTTCGGGGCATATATGCCGGACTCGGACTCGGACTCGGACTCGGAAG AGAACCTCGCTGACGACAAGCTTGTTCGCAGTGACATCCGGAGCGATGGGTCGACAG ACAGCCAGACTGATGACGAGCTTGATGACAACGATGATATCCCGACTGCTGGGTCGACAG GAGTGGATTTATTCAATGATGATAGTGAGCTTGTTGGAATTGAGAGCCCACGTGAGCAAATAATCAAAATGCTGATGGAAGGCCGACACACGGACAAGCAACAACTACAAGTGGTGTCCATCTATGGAATTGGAGGTTTAGGCAAGACGACCATCGCCAGATCAGTCTACAGACAGATCTCAAATCAATTTGAATGCTGTGCTCAGGTTTCGGTGTCGGAAAGACCTGATATTGTGGGGATCATGAAAAGTATAATTGATCAAGTTCGTTGCCCTTATTCCAGCATGGAAGAGTTTTCCAATATGCAAGATAATCTCCAAGTAATAATCAATGTACTCAAAGAATTCCTCGAAGATAAAAG GTACTTGATCTTTATTGACGACATATGGGAAGTATCAGTATGGGAAACGATCAAGCCTACATTTATTGGTAATAACCATGGGAGTGGAATAATTGCCACAACTTACAAACTTGATGTTGCTGAATCCATTGGTGGAGTTTATTCACTGCCGCTTCTTTCTGATGAGGACTCCAAATTATTATTCTACAGAAGAACATGTTTTAGAAGTGAAGCTGGTTGTCCTTCTTCATATAGAGACGTATCCAAGAGACTATTAAACAAGTGCAGCCGGTTGCCATTAGCCATCATTACTATAACTAGATTGTTGCCTGCTTCTCTAAATTCAGAAGAGGAATGGAAAAAGGTGTGCAACTCTATTGATTCTGGGTTTGAACTTGGTGATCGTGTAAGCGATATGAGAAGAATTCTGTCACGCAGTTATCATGATCTGCCTCAACATCTAAGGACATGCTTCTTGTATCTAAGTATTTTCCCAGAGAATTATGATATTAGGAGAGATAGTTTGGTACAGAGATGGCTATCTGAAGATTTAATCCGTGGTGACCATGGACAGAACTTACATGAGCTGGGAGAGAGTTATTTCTATCAGCTTCTCGATACTGGCATGATCCAGCCAATAGAATTTGACAATGATGGCAATGCTCTAGCTTGCCGGGTACCTCTGGTGATGATTGACCTCATTGCCTATTTATTAATCAAAGAAAAGCATAACACTACATCAGCTAGCCAACGACGGACTGATCCGCCGAACAAGGTTGAACGGTTATCTCTTCAAGTCAGCAAGAAAGAAAAACATGCTGTAGTAGCAGAAGCATCCAAGTCTTTCCGGGAGGGTTCACTTTCTATATCTTGTAGTTCTGATTCGGTGGGCACCTGTCCGATCATTAAGAATCTGCGTGTGCTGGTATTAGAAGGTTCGTTGGAGGATCGACATGTTGCTAAATACCTTGGGAGGAGTTCGCGCCAGTTGAGATATCTGATCCTTGCAAGCACACAGATTACTGTGATCCCCAAAAAGGTTGGAAACCTACAGTTTCTGCAGACGCTCGACTTGAGGGCAACTCGTGTAATTGAATTGCCTCGTACGTTTGTTAGACTAAAACAACTGCACTGTCTCCTTATTAACAGATCAACAAAAGTGCCAGCTGGGATTAGTAATCTACAAGCCCTAAAAGAGCTGCAGGACATCGACATCAGTAAGTCTCCAGATATTCTGGAAGGCATATGTACTCTGTCAAAACTGAGGGTTCTCAAAGTTGCCTTGTGGTCATGGGATGACAGTTCCAGTAAACTTCTGCCCGAGACTCTCTGCAAACTGAGCACAAGTGAGCTCGAGCATCTATCCATCTCCACCTGCTGTTCGCTAGAGTTCAAGCCAAATGATGATGTACAGAAAGTCTTTCAGCACATTACAAAGCTTGAGGTACAGCACAGCACGTTTAACACATTACCAACTTGGATTGACAAACTGAAAAAACTCAGCTCTCTGTCCATTGAGGTCTACTTGTTGGAAGAGGATGCTCTTCGAATTCTTGGGGGTTTACCTGCTCTCCTTTTCCTATCCCTTACCGCAAAGAAGACCCCAGAAGCAAGGCCTACTGCAAAGAGGACCCCAGATGGAAGGGTTGTTACTGAAGATAAGTTGGTTGTCCACAGCAATGGATTCGGTTGTCTGAAAACTTTCCACCTGTTCAGTCGTGCCATGGTGATCAAGTTCGAAAAAGGATCTATGAAAAGCCTTGAAAGGCTTAAGCTATCCTTTCAGGCGTCACTTGCAACGGAAGATTTCAGTTTCGGCCTGGGGAATCTCTCTTCACTCAAGCACATCCAAGTTGAAATTATCTGCTTCAGCGCCACGGAGAAGGCGGTGAAGAAAGCGGAGGATGCCATTAGGGACATGATTTGGGGGAGTTCCGGCCAACCTAGGCCTGCACTGGACATAAGAAGAAGTGCGGAAGAGTACAAGATAGAGGACAAAAAAGAATTTAGAGAAGAGGTTAGGGTGTTATCTCTTGCCTCTAGGGATGGCCGAACAGCTTCTGTTCAAAAACAGAATCAAAAACAAAAGATTGACTGA
- the LOC112875982 gene encoding uncharacterized protein LOC112875982 isoform X5, which yields MMIVEKCNGLPLAIKVIGGLLRRKARTRESWFGVLNHYLGSSGAQFGEVFHSLYLSYQDLSPQLKQCFLYCSLLPKGVNFDSPNVINMWISEGFIHQADRRADELEYIGTEYHQDLIMRHLIEPGASSSMHDSVRSFAQHMAREEALVVHRELQTEVSSPLLSKLRRLSIESAESVAVEWADYLQKLVALRVLIINRTINFKPGDSWSSFSSLRVLHVVRLAESDRLVRSICQLKHLRYLYLYDSDISSLPDDIHRMKFLQHIGIVNCGRFVELPVNIIKLTQLRSLDLVGSSVGVVPRGFGRLTNLRSLFGFPVHRDGEGQGWCSLEELAPLRKLRSLRLEGIEKVGVSYLAEEAMISSMEHLISLHLNCSTSISANVTNSERQLIQEVYEHLFPPRCVENLVMETYIGRWLPNWMWGAEAAAFGSLRYMVLRNLASCVKLPDGLCQIPCLERLEINKAPLVKHVGHEFLRHGDLQCAFPRLQELVLHGMVQWRGWVWDPLNDVQVMPALEVLLVERCRLRSFPPGLSCHATALRHLVIAHARRLESLEAFSSLVELDICLSPRLSKIANLPRLQKLTIKICPKLRVLEGVPALRSLVLEDYTMETLPGYLQLQDDVCPVYLTLDCTIKLLKSISMGKGGPEWPKFSHIQHVNAYAEDGGHQRKWSVLYTREPFSFGAYMPDSDSDSDSEGAYIQNLADDKLVRSDIRSDGSTDSQTDDELDDNDDIPTAGSTGVDLFNDDSELVGIESPREQIIKMLMEGRHTDKQQLQVVSIYGIGGLGKTTIARSVYRQISNQFECCAQVSVSERPDIVGIMKSIIDQVRCPYSSMEEFSNMQDNLQVIINVLKEFLEDKRYLIFIDDIWEVSVWETIKPTFIGNNHGSGIIATTYKLDVAESIGGVYSLPLLSDEDSKLLFYRRTCFRSEAGCPSSYRDVSKRLLNKCSRLPLAIITITRLLPASLNSEEEWKKVCNSIDSGFELGDRVSDMRRILSRSYHDLPQHLRTCFLYLSIFPENYDIRRDSLVQRWLSEDLIRGDHGQNLHELGESYFYQLLDTGMIQPIEFDNDGNALACRVPLVMIDLIAYLLIKEKHNTTSASQRRTDPPNKVERLSLQVSKKEKHAVVAEASKSFREGSLSISCSSDSVGTCPIIKNLRVLVLEGSLEDRHVAKYLGRSSRQLRYLILASTQITVIPKKVGNLQFLQTLDLRATRVIELPRTFVRLKQLHCLLINRSTKVPAGISNLQALKELQDIDISKSPDILEGICTLSKLRVLKVALWSWDDSSSKLLPETLCKLSTSELEHLSISTCCSLEFKPNDDVQKVFQHITKLEVQHSTFNTLPTWIDKLKKLSSLSIEVYLLEEDALRILGGLPALLFLSLTAKKTPEARPTAKRTPDGRVVTEDKLVVHSNGFGCLKTFHLFSRAMVIKFEKGSMKSLERLKLSFQASLATEDFSFGLGNLSSLKHIQVEIICFSATEKAVKKAEDAIRDMIWGSSGQPRPALDIRRSAEEYKIEDKKEFREEVRVLSLASRDGRTASVQKQNQKQKID from the exons ATGATGATTGTTGAAAAATGCAATGGTTTACCGCTTGCAATTAAAGTGATTGGAGGACTTTTAAGGAGAAAAGCTCGGACACGAGAATCATGGTTTGGTGTTTTGAACCATTATTTAGGGTCGTCAGGCGCACAATTTGGTGAAGTATTTCACTCATTATACTTGAGCTACCAGGACTTGAGTCCGCAACTGAAGCAGTGCTTCCTATACTGCTCACTTTTACCTAAAGGAGTAAACTTCGACAGTCCTAATGTTATTAACATGTGGATCAGTGAAGGATTTATTCACCAGGCAGATCGACGTGCAGACGAACTAGAATATATAGGAACAGAGTACCACCAGGACTTAATCATGAGGCACCTAATAGAACCAGGTGCGTCATCTAGCATGCATGATAGTGTCCGCTCATTTGCTCAGCATATGGCTAGAGAAGAAGCGTTAGTGGTCCATAGGGAGCTGCAAACTGAGGTCAGTAGTCCCCTTTTATCAAAATTGCGGCGTCTGTCTATAGAATCAGCTGAATCAGTGGCAGTAGAATGGGCTGATTATTTACAGAAGCTGGTGGCACTAAGAGTATTGATCATAAACCGCACAATTAACTTCAAGCCTGGTGATTCATGGAGTAGTTTTTCCAGTCTACGGGTGCTGCATGTAGTGAGGCTTGCAGAGTCCGATAGGTTGGTAAGGTCAATTTGTCAGCTGAAGCATCTGCGGTACCTGTACTTGTATGACTCGGATATATCTAGTCTACCAGATGACATACATCGAATGAAGTTCCTACAGCACATTGGGATTGTCAACTGTGGGAGGTTTGTCGAGCTTCCTGTCAACATTATAAAGCTAACGCAACTAAGATCCCTTGACTTGGTTGGATCAAGTGTTGGTGTCGTACCCAGGGGATTCGGCAGGTTAACAAATTTGAGGTCACTTTTTGGGTTTCCAGTACACAGAGACGGCGAGGGCCAGGGCTGGTGCAGTTTGGAAGAGCTAGCGCCTCTAAGAAAACTAAGGAGCCTGAGGCTAGAAGGCATAGAAAAGGTTGGTGTTAGCTATTTGGCTGAAGAGGCCATGATTAGCAGCATGGAGCACCTTATCTCTTTGCACTTGAACTGCAGCACATCAATATCTGCAAATGTGACCAACTCGGAGCGGCAGCTAATCCAGGAGGTATACGAGCACTTGTTCCCTCCACGCTGCGTAGAGAATCTAGTGATGGAGACATACATTGGGCGTTGGCTACCGAATTGGATGTGGGGGGCAGAAGCGGCAGCCTTCGGTAGCTTGAGGTATATGGTGCTGCGCAATCTGGCTAGCTGCGTCAAGCTCCCTGATGGCTTGTGTCAGATACCCTGTTTAGAGCGCCTAGAAATCAACAAAGCACCACTCGTCAAGCATGTTGGGCATGAATTCCTGCGTCACGGTGATCTGCAGTGTGCATTTCCCAGACTGCAGGAGCTGGTATTGCATGGAATGGTGCAATGGCGCGGTTGGGTGTGGGATCCGTTGAATGATGTGCAAGTCATGCCGGCATTGGAGGTGCTTCTTGTTGAGCGCTGCAGGCTGAGGAGCTTTCCTCCTGGACTTTCCTGCCATGCAACGGCTTTGAGACATTTAGTCATTGCCCATGCTCGGCGGCTGGAATCTCTCGAGGCGTTTTCGTCTCTTGTTGAACTCGATATTTGTTTGAGCCCAAGGCTGAGTAAGATAGCTAATCTGCCTAGATTGCAAAAGCTTACCATCAAGATCTGCCCAAAACTGAGAGTGTTAGAGGGTGTGCCAGCACTCAGGAGCCTTGTGCTGGAGGACTACACGATGGAAACTCTGCCTGGATACTTGCAGCTGCAAGATGATGTATGTCCAGTGTACCTAACACTGGATTGTACCATAAAGCTACTCAAATCCATCTCCATGGGAAAGGGTGGCCCCGAGTGGCCCAAATTCAGTCATATCCAGCATGTAAATGCCTATGCAGAAGATGGAGGACATCAAAGGAAATGGTCCGTTCTGTACACAAGAGAACCTTTCAGCTTCGGGGCATATATGCCGGACTCGGACTCGGACTCGGACTCGGAAGGTGCGTACATAC AGAACCTCGCTGACGACAAGCTTGTTCGCAGTGACATCCGGAGCGATGGGTCGACAG ACAGCCAGACTGATGACGAGCTTGATGACAACGATGATATCCCGACTGCTGGGTCGACAG GAGTGGATTTATTCAATGATGATAGTGAGCTTGTTGGAATTGAGAGCCCACGTGAGCAAATAATCAAAATGCTGATGGAAGGCCGACACACGGACAAGCAACAACTACAAGTGGTGTCCATCTATGGAATTGGAGGTTTAGGCAAGACGACCATCGCCAGATCAGTCTACAGACAGATCTCAAATCAATTTGAATGCTGTGCTCAGGTTTCGGTGTCGGAAAGACCTGATATTGTGGGGATCATGAAAAGTATAATTGATCAAGTTCGTTGCCCTTATTCCAGCATGGAAGAGTTTTCCAATATGCAAGATAATCTCCAAGTAATAATCAATGTACTCAAAGAATTCCTCGAAGATAAAAG GTACTTGATCTTTATTGACGACATATGGGAAGTATCAGTATGGGAAACGATCAAGCCTACATTTATTGGTAATAACCATGGGAGTGGAATAATTGCCACAACTTACAAACTTGATGTTGCTGAATCCATTGGTGGAGTTTATTCACTGCCGCTTCTTTCTGATGAGGACTCCAAATTATTATTCTACAGAAGAACATGTTTTAGAAGTGAAGCTGGTTGTCCTTCTTCATATAGAGACGTATCCAAGAGACTATTAAACAAGTGCAGCCGGTTGCCATTAGCCATCATTACTATAACTAGATTGTTGCCTGCTTCTCTAAATTCAGAAGAGGAATGGAAAAAGGTGTGCAACTCTATTGATTCTGGGTTTGAACTTGGTGATCGTGTAAGCGATATGAGAAGAATTCTGTCACGCAGTTATCATGATCTGCCTCAACATCTAAGGACATGCTTCTTGTATCTAAGTATTTTCCCAGAGAATTATGATATTAGGAGAGATAGTTTGGTACAGAGATGGCTATCTGAAGATTTAATCCGTGGTGACCATGGACAGAACTTACATGAGCTGGGAGAGAGTTATTTCTATCAGCTTCTCGATACTGGCATGATCCAGCCAATAGAATTTGACAATGATGGCAATGCTCTAGCTTGCCGGGTACCTCTGGTGATGATTGACCTCATTGCCTATTTATTAATCAAAGAAAAGCATAACACTACATCAGCTAGCCAACGACGGACTGATCCGCCGAACAAGGTTGAACGGTTATCTCTTCAAGTCAGCAAGAAAGAAAAACATGCTGTAGTAGCAGAAGCATCCAAGTCTTTCCGGGAGGGTTCACTTTCTATATCTTGTAGTTCTGATTCGGTGGGCACCTGTCCGATCATTAAGAATCTGCGTGTGCTGGTATTAGAAGGTTCGTTGGAGGATCGACATGTTGCTAAATACCTTGGGAGGAGTTCGCGCCAGTTGAGATATCTGATCCTTGCAAGCACACAGATTACTGTGATCCCCAAAAAGGTTGGAAACCTACAGTTTCTGCAGACGCTCGACTTGAGGGCAACTCGTGTAATTGAATTGCCTCGTACGTTTGTTAGACTAAAACAACTGCACTGTCTCCTTATTAACAGATCAACAAAAGTGCCAGCTGGGATTAGTAATCTACAAGCCCTAAAAGAGCTGCAGGACATCGACATCAGTAAGTCTCCAGATATTCTGGAAGGCATATGTACTCTGTCAAAACTGAGGGTTCTCAAAGTTGCCTTGTGGTCATGGGATGACAGTTCCAGTAAACTTCTGCCCGAGACTCTCTGCAAACTGAGCACAAGTGAGCTCGAGCATCTATCCATCTCCACCTGCTGTTCGCTAGAGTTCAAGCCAAATGATGATGTACAGAAAGTCTTTCAGCACATTACAAAGCTTGAGGTACAGCACAGCACGTTTAACACATTACCAACTTGGATTGACAAACTGAAAAAACTCAGCTCTCTGTCCATTGAGGTCTACTTGTTGGAAGAGGATGCTCTTCGAATTCTTGGGGGTTTACCTGCTCTCCTTTTCCTATCCCTTACCGCAAAGAAGACCCCAGAAGCAAGGCCTACTGCAAAGAGGACCCCAGATGGAAGGGTTGTTACTGAAGATAAGTTGGTTGTCCACAGCAATGGATTCGGTTGTCTGAAAACTTTCCACCTGTTCAGTCGTGCCATGGTGATCAAGTTCGAAAAAGGATCTATGAAAAGCCTTGAAAGGCTTAAGCTATCCTTTCAGGCGTCACTTGCAACGGAAGATTTCAGTTTCGGCCTGGGGAATCTCTCTTCACTCAAGCACATCCAAGTTGAAATTATCTGCTTCAGCGCCACGGAGAAGGCGGTGAAGAAAGCGGAGGATGCCATTAGGGACATGATTTGGGGGAGTTCCGGCCAACCTAGGCCTGCACTGGACATAAGAAGAAGTGCGGAAGAGTACAAGATAGAGGACAAAAAAGAATTTAGAGAAGAGGTTAGGGTGTTATCTCTTGCCTCTAGGGATGGCCGAACAGCTTCTGTTCAAAAACAGAATCAAAAACAAAAGATTGACTGA